Proteins encoded by one window of Candidatus Zixiibacteriota bacterium:
- a CDS encoding RidA family protein yields the protein MPKKEVIQVNLAAPNPNLSPATRFGNLVFVAGQTGRHPVTGEVGRDVREQTNYALQRVKTILQAAGTSLENVLTVTTHLTRREDLAAYNEEYAKFFPTDKPARTTVEVMLNAPELLVEITVTACIPD from the coding sequence GTGCCGAAGAAGGAAGTGATCCAGGTGAATCTCGCGGCCCCCAACCCGAACCTGTCCCCCGCCACGCGTTTCGGCAACCTGGTCTTCGTCGCCGGACAGACGGGAAGGCATCCGGTCACCGGCGAGGTGGGCAGGGACGTCCGCGAGCAGACCAATTACGCGCTGCAGCGCGTCAAAACCATACTGCAGGCCGCCGGCACCTCGCTGGAGAACGTTCTGACCGTGACCACGCACCTGACGCGGCGCGAGGATCTCGCGGCCTACAACGAAGAGTACGCGAAATTCTTCCCGACCGACAAGCCGGCGCGAACAACCGTCGAGGTGATGTTGAACGCGCCCGAGCTGCTCGTGGAGATCACCGTCACCGCCTGCATCCCGGATTAG
- a CDS encoding ABC transporter substrate-binding protein: protein MKGRRYVQAFLSVLLCSLPGALRWAGAEEVTLTYTASTLTFLAGRTALDLGFFRQEGLDVKFIQMRTAAVIPALANRHIDYTMSFLPPIDSALRGVPIQMQAVFVDRSLHYLVARPEIGSAADLRGKTFALNTVDLNSSTGLVYQATLRHFGLDPFKDAKWISAADSPALFAMVQQGLAEATFLVPPWPQKARTAGLKVMFRAGDIYSAPLAGLSTYRRTVQEKPDQVRRMLRALIRATHFIAQPANASAVVGIVNRWLGMPEDEAAAALNDVTFAYSDGVPRDEKSFWDVVAARTRLLGSRITAAEVADFTIAREVRSRVK, encoded by the coding sequence ATGAAGGGCCGCAGGTACGTGCAGGCGTTTCTCTCCGTTCTTCTTTGTTCCCTGCCGGGGGCGTTACGTTGGGCCGGCGCGGAGGAGGTGACGCTCACCTACACCGCTTCGACCCTGACCTTTCTCGCGGGCAGAACGGCGCTGGACCTTGGCTTTTTTCGCCAGGAAGGGCTGGACGTCAAATTCATTCAGATGCGGACGGCCGCGGTGATTCCCGCTCTGGCCAATCGCCACATCGACTATACGATGAGTTTCCTGCCGCCGATCGACAGCGCCTTGCGCGGTGTCCCGATCCAGATGCAGGCCGTGTTCGTGGACCGTTCCCTTCATTATCTCGTCGCCAGGCCGGAGATAGGTTCCGCCGCGGATCTGCGCGGCAAGACTTTCGCGCTCAACACGGTCGACCTCAACAGCTCGACCGGCCTCGTGTATCAGGCGACGCTGCGGCATTTCGGGCTCGATCCTTTCAAGGACGCCAAATGGATCTCAGCCGCGGATTCGCCCGCCCTTTTCGCGATGGTGCAGCAGGGGCTCGCCGAGGCCACCTTCCTGGTTCCGCCCTGGCCGCAAAAGGCGCGCACCGCCGGTCTCAAGGTGATGTTTCGCGCCGGCGACATCTACAGCGCTCCTCTGGCCGGCCTCTCCACCTACCGCCGCACGGTCCAGGAAAAGCCGGACCAGGTGCGGCGAATGTTGCGGGCGCTGATACGCGCCACGCACTTCATCGCTCAACCGGCCAACGCGTCCGCGGTCGTCGGGATCGTCAACCGCTGGCTCGGGATGCCCGAGGATGAGGCCGCAGCGGCGTTGAACGACGTCACCTTCGCGTACAGCGACGGCGTGCCGCGCGACGAAAAAAGCTTCTGGGACGTAGTGGCCGCGAGAACCAGGCTGCTCGGCTCCAGAATCACCGCGGCGGAGGTCGCGGACTTCACGATCGCCAGGGAAGTGCGCAGCCGGGTGAAATGA
- a CDS encoding amidohydrolase family protein, with protein MALRIGDTELQVIDAHSHLGRRKTPLGHGVASFLGGDLVRNLDAAGVDRAVSFPLGAPYTDYSEANQVVAAETAKHPDRVIGFCRINPNFGPDATARSLDHCLGVLRLQGIKLHPEIEFFDPNEAELMEPVYEAARRYRVPIIFHTGMSSKASPGVIAELAARYRDVPVILGHMGVSEYVKLAVAVARQHENIFLETSVVGWMPLLLEAFRGVGSTKILFGSDHPYNPLPMEIDKIAKHVAGAAKLDREDLEKVLARNLLGIVKQDR; from the coding sequence TTGGCTTTGCGCATCGGCGATACGGAGCTTCAGGTGATCGACGCCCATTCTCACCTCGGACGGCGGAAGACGCCGCTCGGGCACGGGGTGGCGAGCTTTCTCGGAGGCGACCTGGTACGCAATCTCGACGCGGCCGGCGTGGACCGGGCGGTCTCGTTTCCGCTGGGAGCGCCGTATACCGATTACTCGGAGGCCAACCAGGTCGTGGCCGCGGAGACCGCCAAACATCCGGATCGCGTCATCGGCTTCTGCCGCATCAACCCCAACTTCGGACCCGACGCGACGGCACGATCTCTCGACCACTGCCTCGGCGTGCTCAGGCTGCAAGGCATCAAGCTCCATCCCGAAATCGAGTTCTTCGATCCCAATGAGGCGGAGCTGATGGAGCCGGTGTACGAAGCCGCCCGGCGCTATCGCGTCCCGATCATTTTTCATACTGGCATGTCCAGCAAGGCATCCCCGGGCGTCATCGCCGAGCTCGCCGCCCGGTACCGGGATGTCCCGGTCATTCTGGGCCACATGGGGGTATCGGAGTACGTCAAGCTGGCCGTTGCCGTGGCGCGCCAGCACGAGAACATTTTCCTGGAGACTTCCGTGGTCGGCTGGATGCCGCTCCTCCTGGAAGCGTTTCGGGGCGTGGGGTCGACCAAGATCCTGTTCGGCTCCGACCATCCCTACAATCCTCTGCCGATGGAAATCGACAAGATCGCGAAGCACGTGGCCGGAGCGGCGAAGCTCGACCGTGAAGATCTCGAGAAGGTGCTCGCCCGCAATCTTCTCGGCATCGTGAAGCAGGACCGGTGA
- a CDS encoding ABC transporter substrate-binding protein, producing the protein MRLIDKRPRRTLSARGITVFLFLSTALPAAHIRAHAADAPVVRANYSAFSGAFAPLWIAAERNLFARRGLKVELRYIAPATATQALIGKNLDIVNPGGEIVEAGLNGEPVVYIAGILNRAVMSIYAKPEIKSIADLKGKVLGVTVPGATTDFAARLLLQKAGLTPGKDVKLLYLKGMMEILAGINQGNADAGIFTSPTTLKAEHAGLKELVNVTEQNIPMIHAAFASTRDYVKTRRDNVRRYLQAYLEGIKIAKTEPDLAKQVIGKYTKTTSAEDLENSYQTFRPAWEQLPLVSAAAVQTMLDFAAHPAAKTARPESLIDNSVLAEIGKSGFVERLYK; encoded by the coding sequence ATGAGACTGATCGACAAGCGCCCGCGGCGAACGCTTTCGGCCCGCGGGATAACGGTTTTCCTGTTCCTCTCGACCGCCCTGCCGGCGGCGCACATCCGGGCGCATGCGGCCGATGCTCCCGTCGTGCGCGCCAACTACTCCGCTTTCAGCGGCGCCTTTGCTCCCTTGTGGATCGCGGCCGAGCGAAACCTCTTCGCCAGGCGCGGCCTGAAGGTAGAGCTGCGCTACATCGCGCCTGCAACGGCCACCCAGGCGCTGATCGGAAAGAATCTCGACATCGTCAATCCCGGCGGCGAGATTGTCGAAGCCGGCTTGAACGGCGAGCCGGTGGTCTACATCGCCGGCATTCTCAACCGGGCCGTCATGTCGATTTACGCCAAACCCGAGATCAAGTCGATCGCGGACTTGAAGGGAAAGGTGCTGGGCGTGACCGTCCCCGGGGCCACGACGGATTTCGCCGCGCGCCTCCTGCTCCAGAAAGCGGGCCTGACGCCGGGCAAGGACGTGAAGCTTCTCTACCTCAAAGGGATGATGGAGATCCTCGCGGGGATCAATCAGGGGAACGCCGACGCCGGGATTTTCACGTCGCCGACCACGCTCAAGGCGGAGCACGCGGGCCTGAAGGAGCTGGTCAACGTGACCGAGCAGAATATACCCATGATCCATGCGGCCTTCGCCAGCACCAGGGACTACGTCAAAACGCGGCGCGACAACGTCCGGCGCTATCTCCAGGCCTACCTCGAAGGCATCAAGATCGCGAAGACCGAGCCGGACCTCGCAAAGCAGGTGATCGGCAAGTATACGAAGACGACGAGCGCGGAAGATCTGGAAAACTCGTATCAGACCTTTCGCCCGGCCTGGGAGCAGCTCCCTCTGGTCTCGGCCGCGGCGGTGCAAACGATGCTGGACTTCGCCGCTCACCCCGCCGCGAAAACCGCCAGGCCGGAGTCCCTGATCGACAACTCGGTTCTCGCCGAAATCGGCAAATCCGGGTTCGTGGAAAGGCTGTACAAATAG